The Coffea eugenioides isolate CCC68of chromosome 8, Ceug_1.0, whole genome shotgun sequence genome has a segment encoding these proteins:
- the LOC113781183 gene encoding B3 domain-containing protein At3g19184-like yields MVVSKKGALAYEERRHERLEQNKKKLEQLNLTKLSQALHSTISPKPSPMKKVKPKVARQPVDPSTIRRSSRVADKPPPNYKEVPIEPLGRPRRYRYSRRDLSNRVYASDEDREYAQERAEVLQSGLDSKIPSFVKPMLQSHVTGGFWLGLPVQFCKTYLPKRDETVTLVDEQEEEYPTKYLAVKTGLSGGWRGFSIEHELVDGDALVFQLIEPTKFKVYIVRVNQAEDSSN; encoded by the exons ATGGTGGTGTCAAAGAAGGGTGCTTTAGCGTACGAGGAAAGGCGGCATGAGAGATTGGAGCAGAACAAGAAGAAACTGGAGCAGCTCAATCTCACCAAGCTCTCTCAAGCGCTCCACTCCACCATTAGCCCCAAGCCCTCTCCT ATGAAGAAGGTGAAGCCGAAGGTGGCTCGACAGCCTGTGGACCCTTCTACCATCCGACGGTCTAGTCGCGTCGCAGACAAGCCTCCCCCTAACTACAAGGAG GTTCCAATTGAACCTTTGGGAAGGCCTAGACG CTATCGCTATTCGCGAAGGGATTTGTCAAATAGAGTTTATGCATCAGACGAAGATAGAGAGTATGCTCAGGAGAGAGCAGAGGTGTTACAATCAGGTTTAGATTCTAAAATCCCAAGCTTTGTTAAGCCTATGCTTCAATCACATGTTACCGGTGGTTTTTGGCTG GGGCTTCCAGTCCAATTTTGCAAGACATACCTTCCAAAGCGTGATGAAACTGTTACCTTGGTTGATGAGCAAGAAGAGGAGTATCCCACCAAGTACCTCGCTGTGAAAACCGGGCTTAGTGGTGGATGGAGGGGTTTCTCCATTGAACATGAGTTGGTTGATGGGGATGCCCTGGTTTTCCAATTAATTGAGCCTACAAAGTTTAAG GTCTACATTGTAAGGGTAAATCAAGCTGAAGACAGTAGCAACTGA
- the LOC113780305 gene encoding chaperone protein ClpB4, mitochondrial-like: MSEYMEKYQVSGLIGAPPGYIGYEEGGQLADAVRRSPQSIVLFDEIEKADPNVFNILLQLLDDGRLTDSSGKTVSLKKTIVIMTSNIGSQYILETLSNKGEGREDTYEVKSFGYIGFDQNFGARPVKRVIQKLVESEIAMGILGGDITEGDSVIVDADGISKICNHRALAQWPPPLKLPVPHGQLGWSQQASLGAGVQCPQRFEFRSYRVQGDRASPSGPE, encoded by the exons ATGAGTGAATACATGGAAAAATATCAAGTCAGTGGATTAATTGGTGCCCCACCAGGTTACATTGGTTATGAAGAAGGTGGACAGCTCGCTGATGCAGTCCGCAGGAGTCCTCAGTCAATTGTGCTTTTTGATGAAATTGAGAAGGCAGATCCTAACGTTTTCAACATCTTGTTACAGTTGTTGGATGACGGGAGACTCACTGATTCTTCGGGAAAAACAGTCAGTTTAAAAAAGACCATAGTCATCATGACTTCGAATATTGGTTCTCAGTATATTTTGGAAACTCTTAGCAACAAGGGGGAAGGCAGGGAGGACACATATGAG GTTAAATCTTTTGGCTACATTGGTTTTGACCAAAACTTTGGTGCACGGCCTGTGAAGCGGGTGATCCAGAAGCTGGTTGAGAGTGAAATTGCAATGGGAATTTTAGGAGGAGATATTACAGAGGGAGATTCTGTTATTGTTGATGCTGAT GGCATATCAAAGATCTGCAACCACAGAGCTTTAGCTCAGTGGCCACCACCTCTCAAATTGCCTGTACCTCATGGGCAGCTCGGTTGGTCTCAGCAAGCCTCCTTAGGAGCTGGTGTCCAGTGCCCGCAAAGGTTCGAGTTCCGTAGTTATCGTGTTCAGGGGGATAGGGCCTCTCCTTCCGGGCCGGAGTga
- the LOC113780306 gene encoding O-glucosyltransferase rumi homolog, whose amino-acid sequence MNFTPSKLPARVAWLPKIKLQDKKVITRLVLGATPKLLPKIARKEKVHLDNAKMKDPVVLQGILHRHCRSSLATLFLVILCIVAFVLARLLDSSSNFPGNYSPKSIFAGITFPKYPRLHDPWKNPKRNPIEIPMTCSHTNSTVQITCPTSYYPLKFSKSDENLDSDLDPDPDAAMQPTCPDYFCWIHEDLWPWRETGITLGMVEAAKRTASFRLVVVNGTVYVETYRRSFQTRDVFTQWGILQLLRLYPGRLPDLDMIFSCADQPTVVKQLYPNPNASAPPALFSYDGDDATFDIVFPDWSFWGWPEIAIKPWEQLSKDLKEGNERMQWVDKEPQAYWKGNAKLTLSRKDLLRCNVSGKQDWNARIYQQDWHSEERQDFKNSNLANQCIHRFKIYIEGFGWSVSQKYILACDSVTLMVKPRYYEFFSRSLIPLQHYWPIRDINKCRSIKYAVEWGNNHQEEAQAIGKAASRFVQEELQMKYVYDYMFHLLKEYAKLLKYKPSVPPNAIEVCSESMACPADGLVKKYMMDSVVTGPSNEAPCTMPPPYGPATFHSILERKESRIRQAETLEEQYLNSQNNHK is encoded by the exons ATGAATTTTACACCATCTAAACTTCCTGCAAGAGTCGCATGGCTTCCTAAGATAAAACTACAAGACAAAAAAGTTATCACAAGACTTGTACTTGGAGCAACACCAAAATTGCTTCCTAAGAtagcaagaaaggaaaag GTGCATTTGGACAATGCAAAGATGAAAGATCCAGTAGTGTTGCAAGGGATTCTCCATCGTCACTGCCGATCTTCCCTGGCTACATTGTTCTTAGTCATTCTGTGCATTGTTGCTTTCGTCCTGGCACGCTTGCTGGACTCCAGT TCAAATTTTCCAGGAAATTACTCGCCAAAATCAATATTCGCTGGCATCACATTTCCTAAATACCCTCGTCTTCACGATCCTTGGAAAAATCCCAAGAGGAATCCCATTGAAATCCCGATGACTTGCTCACACACTAACAGTACTGTACAAATTACTTGCCCCACAAGCTACTATCCACTAAAGTTTTCAAAATCAGACGAAAATTTAGATTCAGACCTAGACCCAGACCCAGACGCAGCAATGCAACCCACCTGCCCTGATTACTTCTGTTGGATCCACGAAGATCTTTGGCCATGGAGGGAGACAGGAATCACATTAGGCATGGTGGAGGCAGCTAAAAGAACAGCTAGCTTCCGACTGGTAGTAGTTAATGGGACAGTTTACGTGGAGACTTACCGGAGGTCATTTCAGACTCGAGATGTTTTCACGCAATGGGGAATTTTACAGTTACTACGGTTGTACCCGGGTCGATTACCTGATTTGGATATGATATTCAGCTGCGCCGACCAGCCGACTGTGGTAAAACAGCTTTATCCCAATCCAAATGCCTCGGCTCCACCAGCCCTGTTTAGCTATGATGGAGATGATGCCACCTTTGACATTGTTTTTCCGGATTGGTCATTTTGGGGATG GCCTGAAATTGCTATAAAGCCATGGGAGCAATTGTCGAAGGACTTGAAAGAAGGGAACGAGCGGATGCAATGGGTGGACAAGGAGCCGCAGGCATATTGGAAGGGCAACGCTAAACTTACGCTTTCAAGGAAGGATTTGCTTAGGTGCAATGTTTCGGGCAAACAAGACTGGAATGCTCGCATCTACCAACAG GACTGGCACAGTGAAGAACGACAAGATTTCAAAAACTCCAACTTAGCCAACCAATGCATTCACAG ATTTAAGATTTATATTGAAGGATTTGGGTGGTCCGTTAGTCAAAAGTACATTCTTGCTTGTGATTCTGTTACTTTAATGGTCAAGCCACGTTACTACGAATTCTTCTCAAGAAGTTTGATACCTTTGCAACACTATTGGCCCATAAGAGATATAAACAAGTGCAGATCAATCAAGTATGCTGTTGAATGGGGCAATAACCATCAGGAAGAG GCACAGGCCATTGGCAAAGCAGCAAGTAGATTTGTTCAAGAGGAGCTGCAAATGAAATATGTGTATGATTAcatgtttcacctcttgaaagAGTATGCTAAGCTTCTAAAGTACAAGCCAAGTGTTCCTCCAAATGCAATTGAAGTTTGTTCAGAATCAATGGCCTGCCCAGCTGATGGATTGGTGAAGAAGTACATGATGGACTCAGTTGTTACAGGTCCCTCTAATGAAGCTCCATGCACCATGCCTCCTCCTTATGGTCCTGCTACATTTCATTCAAttttggagagaaaagaaagcagAATAAGGCAAGCGGAGACTTTGGAAGAACAGTACCTGAATAGTCAAAACAATCACAAGTAG
- the LOC113779576 gene encoding glycine-rich protein A3: MGGGKDKHDDHEKGLFSHGHYPPGQYPPPPGAYPPHGGYPPAQGYPPAGYPPQGYPPSGYPPQGYPPSGYPGGPSAPHHSGHGPGMGALLAGGAAAAAAAYGASHLAHGSHMGHGGHGGYAHGGHIPGGHYGHGKFKHGKHGKHGMFGHGKFKHGKHGKHGMFGGGKFKKWK; encoded by the exons atgggagGCGGAAAGGACAAGCATGATGACCATGAGAAAGGGCTATTTTCTCATGGTCACTATCCCCCAGGTCAATATCCTCCTCCACCAGGTGCTTATCCTCCACATGGTGGTTATCCTCCAGCTCAAGGGTATCCACCAGCAGGATATCCTCCTCAGGGGTACCCACCATCTGGATACCCTCCCCAAGGCTACCCTCCATCAGGTTATCCTGGAGGACCATCAGCTCCACATCACTCAG GGCATGGACCTGGCATGGGGGCATTGCTTGCTGGAGGTGCTGCAGCTGCAGCAGCAGCTTATGGCGCGTCTCATCTGGCCCATGGTTCTCATATGGGGCATGGTGGACATGGTGGCTACGCACATGGCGGCCATATTCCTGGGGGTCACTATGGACATGGAAAATTCAAGCATGGCAAGCATGGAAAGCATGGAATGTTTGGCCATGGAAAATTCAAGCATGGCAAGCATGGAAAGCATGGAATGTTCGGAGGAGGGAAGTTCAAGAAGTGGAAGTAA
- the LOC113779568 gene encoding ABC transporter E family member 2, with product MSDQRLTRIAIVSSDKCKPKKCRQECKKSCPVVKTGKLCIEVTPASKIAFISEELCIGCGICVKKCPFEAIQIINLPKDLDKDTTHRYGPNTFKLHRLPVPRPGQVLGLVGTNGIGKSTALKVLAGKLKPNLGRFNNPPDWQEILTYFRGSELQNYFTRILEDNLKAIIKPQYVDHIPKAVQGNVGQVLDQKDERDMKQDLCEDLELNQVLDRNVGDLSGGELQRFAIAVVAIQNAEIYMFDEPSSYLDVKQRLKAAQVVRSLLRPNSYVIVVEHDLSVLDYLSDFICCLYGKPGAYGVVTLPFSVREGINIFLAGFVPTENLRFRDESLTFKVAETPQESAEEIETYARYKYPTMSKTQGNFKLKVIEGEFTDSQIIVMLGENGTGKTTFIRMLAGLLKPDTVEGSDVEIPEFNVSYKPQKISPKFQNTVRHLLHSKIRDSYIHPQFVSDVMKPLQIEQLMDQEVVNLSGGELQRVALALCLGKPADIYLIDEPSAYLDSEQRIVASKVIKRFILHAKKTAFVVEHDFIMATYLADRVIVYEGRPSIDCVANSPQSLLTGMNLFLSHLDITFRRDPTNYRPRINKLDSTKDREQKSAGSYYYLDD from the exons ATGTCGGATCAGAGGTTGACACGTATAGCTATTGTGAGCTCCGACAAGTGTAAGCCGAAGAAGTGCCGTCAGGAGTGCAAGAAGAGCTGTCCCGTCGTCAAAACTG GGAAACTTTGTATTGAGGTGACTCCTGCATCTAAGATCGCTTTCATCTCAGAAGAGTTGTGTATTGGCTGCGGTATTTGCGTTAAG AAATGCCCATTTGAAGCAATTCAGATTATCAATTTGCCAAAAGACTTGGATAAAGATACAACACATCGTTATGGTCCAAACACTTTCAAGTTGCACAG GCTACCAGTCCCAAGACCTGGTCAGGTTCTTGGCCTGGTTGGAACAAATGGCATTGGGAAATCAACAGCCCTCAAAGTTCTGGCTGGGAAGTTGAAACCTAATTTGGGGCGCTTTAAT AATCCACCTGATTGGCAAGAGATCTTGACCTACTTCCGAGGATCTGAACTCCAGAATTATTTTACTCGTATTCTGGAAGATAACTTAAAG GCAATAATCAAACCCCAGTATGTTGACCATATTCCAAAGGCAGTCCAAGGTAATGTTGGTCAAGTGCTTGATCAAAAAGATGAAAGAGATATGAAACAAGATCTCTGTGAGGATCTTGAGCTGAATCAAGTGTTGGACCGTAATGTGGGAGATTTATCTGGTGGAGAGCTTCAAAGATTTGCCATTGCAGTTGTTGCCATACAGAATGCTGAAATATATATGTTTGATGAACCCTCCAGTTACCTTGATGTTAAACAGAGGCTTAAGGCTGCCCAAGTTGTTCGATCTTTGCTCCGACCTAACAG CTATGTGATCGTTGTAGAGCATGATCTCAGTGTTCTGGATTACTTATCAGACTTCATCTGCTGTCTATATGGGAAACCTGGTGCATATGGTGTTGTGACTCTTCCATTCTCAGTACGAGAAggaattaatatatttttggcTGGATTTGTCCCCACGGAAAATCTACGGTTCAGGGATGAATCTCTCACTTTTAAG GTAGCTGAGACTCCACAGGAAAGTGCTGAGGAGATTGAGACCTACGCACGATATAAATACCCAACTATGAGTAAAACTCAGGGTAATTTTAAGCTTAAGGTGATTGAGGGCGAATTTACTGATTCTCAGATTATTGTAATGCTTGGTGAAAATGGGACTGGAAAGACAACATTCATCCGCATGCTG GCTGGTTTACTAAAGCCTGACACCGTGGAGGGTTCTGATGTGGAGATCCCTGAGTTTAATGTTTCTTACAAGCCTCAGAAGATCAGCCCTAAATTTCAGAATACCGTGAGGCACTTGCTACATTCAAAAATTCGTGATTCGTACATTCATCCTCAGTTTGTATCAGATGTCATGAAGCCTCTCCAAATTGAGCAATTAATGGATCAAGAAGTTGTAAATCTCTCTGGTGGAGAGTTACAAAGAGTTGCCCTAGCTCTTTGCCTTGGGAAG CCTGCTGATATATATCTCATTGATGAACCGAGTGCATATCTTGACTCCGAGCAACGTATTGTTGCTTCAAAAGTCATAAAGAGGTTCATACTTCATGCGAAGAAGACAGCATTTGTGGTTGAGCATGACTTCATAATGGCAACATACCTAGCAGATCGTGTCATTGTCTATGAGGGAAGGCCTTCCATAGATTGTGTTGCTAATTCACCTCAGTCATTGTTGACTGGAATGAACTTGTTCTTATCT CACCTTGACATTACATTTAGAAGGGATCCGACTAATTACCGTCCAAGAATCAACAAGCTGGATTCAACTAAGGACAGGGAGCAGAAGTCTGCTGGATCCTATTATTATCTTGACGATTAA